From one Leguminivora glycinivorella isolate SPB_JAAS2020 chromosome 5, LegGlyc_1.1, whole genome shotgun sequence genomic stretch:
- the LOC125226463 gene encoding uncharacterized protein LOC125226463, with product MEIKTASKKDGGYKDGSFYLKGPFCHTLKTLVGDVYNAIIEAAGVEDCPMPGDLEVTDFYLDSDKLNDQILYGEYRARIHFFVEEQLKGCYLMYMNLVPKED from the exons ATGGAGATAAAAACCGCCAGTAAGAAGGACGGCGGGTACAAAGATGGCTCGTTCTACCTAAAAGGCCCGTTCTGCCACACGCTGAAAACTCTGGTAGGAGACGTATACAACGCCATTATTGAGGCCGCTGGGGTCGAAGACTGCCCTATGCCG GGCGATCTTGAAGTAACCGACTTCTACCTGGACAGTGATAAATTAAACGATCAAATTTTGTACGGCGAGTACAGAGCTAGAATCCACTTCTTTGTCGAAGAACAATTGAAGGGATGCTATTTGATGTACATGAATTTAGTTCCAAAAGAAgattga